In Dyadobacter sp. NIV53, a single window of DNA contains:
- a CDS encoding EVE domain-containing protein has product MNYWLIKSEPDTYSWDDFVKEGQSMWDGVRNHTARLNMMAMKKDDFALFYHSNEGKEIVGLAKVTKEHYPDPTAEDPRWVVVNFEPVEKFPRPVTLATIKADERFQDMALVRLSRLSVGPVKPEEFDFILAMAHD; this is encoded by the coding sequence ATGAACTACTGGCTTATAAAATCTGAACCTGATACCTATTCCTGGGATGATTTCGTGAAGGAAGGACAATCTATGTGGGATGGTGTTCGTAATCATACTGCCCGTTTAAATATGATGGCTATGAAAAAAGATGATTTCGCACTTTTCTATCATAGCAATGAGGGCAAAGAAATTGTTGGCCTTGCAAAGGTTACGAAAGAACATTATCCCGATCCGACAGCAGAGGATCCAAGGTGGGTCGTAGTTAACTTTGAACCGGTAGAAAAATTCCCAAGACCTGTCACACTTGCAACCATTAAAGCAGATGAAAGATTTCAGGATATGGCGCTTGTCCGTTTATCAAGATTATCTGTTGGACCCGTTAAACCGGAAGAATTCGATTTCATTCTTGCAATGGCACATGACTAA
- a CDS encoding AMP-binding protein: protein MSIKEFTLELTWKTNPETIKMQSRPENLYFQKAYDFMQIWMSDKEDFDLQTSGSTGAPKTITVTRSQLRSSALMTGEALNLGKGTRALVCLNVSFVAGLMMLVRGMELGWELTIIEPASNPLLSLKNDYQFDFVAMVPMQFISCMENEETKSKVNNLGKILLGGAPVSVSLLRKIADLNVQVYQSYGMTETVSHIALRKLNCPGIEENYTVLRGVNIGNDERGCLYVSGPMTNGEIIQTNDLIKIISDGAFTWLGRIDNVINSGGVKIILDRVDELVASVFYDLEYTASYFTWYEQDEKLGQKLILVIEKNDHDLPATLIIEEIRKQVSAYEIPKHVYFANQFVKTETDKIDKRRTVEMLFKTING, encoded by the coding sequence ATGAGCATAAAAGAATTTACTTTGGAATTAACATGGAAAACTAATCCTGAAACAATAAAAATGCAATCACGTCCTGAAAATCTGTATTTTCAAAAGGCATACGATTTCATGCAGATTTGGATGAGTGATAAAGAAGATTTTGATTTGCAAACATCCGGCTCAACTGGCGCACCTAAAACGATCACAGTTACCAGAAGTCAGCTGAGAAGCAGCGCCCTAATGACAGGTGAAGCACTAAATCTTGGAAAAGGAACAAGGGCTTTGGTTTGTTTAAACGTGTCGTTTGTTGCCGGATTGATGATGTTGGTACGTGGAATGGAGCTTGGCTGGGAACTGACCATTATAGAACCAGCTTCCAATCCATTGCTCAGTTTAAAAAATGATTATCAATTCGATTTTGTTGCCATGGTTCCGATGCAGTTCATTTCTTGTATGGAAAATGAAGAAACGAAGAGCAAAGTGAATAACTTAGGTAAAATACTTTTAGGCGGAGCTCCTGTCAGTGTTTCTTTGTTGAGAAAAATAGCTGATCTGAATGTTCAGGTTTACCAAAGTTACGGTATGACCGAAACGGTCTCACACATTGCACTTCGAAAATTAAATTGTCCTGGTATTGAGGAGAATTACACCGTTTTGCGCGGAGTTAATATTGGAAACGATGAAAGAGGTTGTTTGTATGTTTCCGGTCCGATGACAAACGGTGAAATAATCCAGACTAATGATCTTATCAAAATCATTTCGGACGGTGCTTTTACATGGCTTGGCCGGATTGATAACGTGATCAATTCCGGTGGTGTGAAGATAATCCTGGATCGGGTGGATGAATTAGTTGCTTCGGTTTTTTATGATCTTGAATATACCGCCTCCTATTTTACCTGGTATGAGCAAGATGAAAAGTTAGGTCAGAAATTAATTCTTGTGATAGAAAAAAACGATCACGATTTGCCGGCAACATTAATAATTGAAGAAATAAGAAAGCAAGTTTCAGCGTATGAAATACCAAAACATGTTTACTTTGCAAATCAGTTTGTAAAAACAGAGACGGACAAAATCGACAAGCGCCGTACTGTTGAAATGCTTTTTAAAACTATCAATGGATAA
- the menB gene encoding 1,4-dihydroxy-2-naphthoyl-CoA synthase produces MSNSAQWETIKEYEEILFSLHEGIGKISINRPHKHNAFTPKTVTEMIDAMHICREDPRIEVIILTGEGGKAFCSGGDQSVRGDGGYIGADHVPRLNVLDLQRMIRSIPKAVIAMVAGWAIGGGHVLHVICDLSIAAENARFGQTGPKVGSFDGGFGASYLARVVGQKKAREIWFLCDQYDAQEALQMGLVNKVVPLEDLETTTIEWCKKIQQKSPLSIRMLKSSFNAELDGQAGIQELAGNATLLYYLSEEAKEGKNAFIEKREPDFSKFTKFP; encoded by the coding sequence ATGTCTAATTCAGCTCAATGGGAAACCATTAAGGAATACGAAGAAATACTTTTTTCACTTCACGAAGGAATCGGAAAAATAAGCATTAATCGTCCACACAAACACAACGCATTTACACCAAAAACTGTTACTGAAATGATTGACGCGATGCATATTTGTCGCGAAGACCCCCGTATTGAGGTGATTATTTTAACAGGAGAAGGTGGAAAAGCATTCTGTTCAGGGGGCGACCAATCTGTTCGGGGTGATGGTGGTTATATAGGTGCAGATCATGTTCCGCGCCTAAATGTGCTGGATTTACAACGCATGATCCGTTCGATACCGAAAGCCGTAATTGCGATGGTTGCAGGCTGGGCCATTGGGGGCGGACACGTTTTACATGTTATATGTGATTTGTCGATCGCAGCAGAGAATGCACGTTTTGGACAAACCGGGCCCAAAGTAGGTAGTTTCGATGGTGGTTTTGGTGCATCTTACCTGGCAAGAGTGGTCGGCCAGAAAAAAGCGCGTGAAATATGGTTTCTTTGCGATCAGTATGATGCACAGGAAGCATTACAAATGGGATTGGTTAATAAGGTTGTTCCTTTGGAAGATCTTGAAACAACCACAATTGAATGGTGTAAAAAAATCCAGCAAAAAAGTCCGTTATCTATCCGGATGCTAAAAAGTTCATTCAATGCAGAACTCGATGGACAAGCAGGAATTCAGGAACTTGCCGGAAACGCAACACTTTTATATTATCTGAGTGAAGAGGCAAAAGAGGGCAAAAATGCTTTCATTGAAAAGCGTGAACCTGATTTCAGCAAATTCACAAAGTTCCCGTGA